gatgtgatgccatgtacctatagtccaagctactcaggaggctgaggcgggaggatcgcttgcacccaggagtttgaggctgcaatgagctatgatcacaccactgttctttccagcttgggcaacagagtgggattccatgtctacaaaaaaattaaaaattagctgggcgtggtgtcatgagcctgtagtcccagctactctcaggagactgaagtgggaggatcacttgagtctaggaattagagactgaagtgagctatgatggtgccactgcactccagcctgggctataaggcgaaactccatttcaaaaaaaaaaaaaacaacgaaacTGCGCCTTTTGCCTTTTGTGTACTCCAGGAAAGGATTGGAGGAAGTGGAAGCAGACGGCTTGAAGTCCTCCAGGCAGCAGGGggcaggctggggagaggggccACAGGGAGGATGCTTGGGTGGAAAGACAGCAAGTGCCAACCATGCTGCCCCGTGGCCTTTGGGTACCAGGAGGCTGTCTGGGCAGGACAAGAGGAGCACCTATCTCAGGTCCACAGTCCGCcaacaagcccagctaatttttttgtcatttttgtagagatagggtttcaccatgttgcccaggctggtctcgaactcctgggcttaagtgatcctcctgcctcagcctcccaaagtgctgggaatacaggcctgagccaccacaaccggctttGGGTCCACAGTCTTCACAGTTCCCAAGGCATGTTCACCTTGGTTTAGTCTTACGGTGGCCTTGTGGGTTCAGGGTTAgcatcctcattctacagataGGGACAGTGAGGCTGGCAGAGAGGCCTGTCCTGCCCCCGGTGACAACTGCCCTAGGATCCTGAGCCTCGCCCCGGTCCTGCAGGCCCTTGGGGACCTCCCTAGGATGAGGAGCCAGGGGCAGTGGTACAGAAAGACTGCCCAGGTGTACCATgtcacaggcaggcagggaggtgtTGGGGGCATTTATTTCTGATAGAGACTGGCACAAGCTTTGGGCTAAGGACACCCGCCCCCCACCTTCATCTAGAAACAATCTCTctcgccgggcacagtggctcacgcctataatcccagcactttgggaggccgaggcaggcggatcacaaggtcaagagatcgaggccatcctggccaacatggtgaaaccccgtctctactaaaaatacaaaaatgagcttggcatggtggcgtgtgcctgtagtcccaactactcgggaggctgaggcaggaaaatcgcttgaacccgcgaggcagaggttgcagtgagccgagatcgcgccagcctggcgacagagtgagactctgtctcaaaagaaaaaaaaaagtaaagaaaagaaacaatctcTCTCAGGGTCCAGAAGCTTCAGGGTGTGTCCCAGCCCAGGCTCTGCAGCCTGGcctgggaggaggtggagggacACGTGGGCCCCTCTGGAACCCCTCAGGAAGCCCCCTCGGCGGGAGTGCTGAACGCGAGGTGTGTGGTGTATCTTCTCACACTCCCTGTCTCCTCTGGGCCTGATAGGGAAGTGCTCCTGCAGCTGTTGAAGcttgggaggggaggagagagggagagatgatgGATGCTGAAGAAGGGCTCTGGCCAAGATCCCACAGCCATTGGCTACCATGCTCCGACCCATTGCATAGGGGGAACTGAGACTCCACTGGCCGGGCGGAATTAACCAAAGGGACTGAGGCGATTCCTCTAAACCTCACAAATCTAGCGCATCGCTCCTACCCCCCATCACtctccccctccaccctccacacCTCAGGACCCCGCTCAAACATTATCTGCCTGTCTCCCCTGATCAAAACCCACTCCTGGCTCCCATAGGCTGCAGGATACAGCCCAGTTCCTCAGCTAGGCACCTGGGgcccctggcctggcctggctgcATGCACCCCTCCTGCCCCTCCTGCCCCCacacctccccaccccctttTTAGAGtcactccctctccccctccctctcctgccaAATCCCACCAGGGCTAGGTCTCCCCTTTTCTCTAGGAAGCCTTGTGGACACTCTCTGTGCCCCAGGCTCAGGCACCTGAGCTCTGTATGAAACCCTgacaccccctttttttttaaatggagtctcactctgtcacccaggttggagtgcagtgacgcaatctcagctcactgcaaccttcacctcccaggttcaagccattttccttcgtcagcctcctgagtagctgggattacaagcacgtgccaccacgtgcttgtaattttttgtatttttagtagaccggctaattttttgtatttttagtagagctggggtttcactatgttggccaggctggtcttgaactcctgacctcaggtgatccgccggcctcaacctcccaaagtgctgggattacaggcgtgagccacagcacccggcctgtaTGGCGTCTTGAGGCAATGCTCAGAGCTTGGCCTGAAAGCAATTCACCTCCTCCCGGGGCGCCTCCCCGACTGGGGTGTCCGCAGGCGGCACCCACTTGCAATCCCAGATGCTGCCACCAGGGGGCGCACAGTGCCCGCTTGGAAGGTGGACACGGGCGGGCGGGGAGGAACTAGAGAGGGAGGGGTTAATGCCCAAGGGCCCCGCCCCTCCCAAGAGGCATGGGCGGTCTCAGCCCGGTCCACTCACCAGGTGTATATGAGCACAGCCAGGAGGACCGTAAGGAGGACGGCCAGGAGGATAGACAGGATGGCGATGATGACCACGGTGCCCGGGCTCTGGGGGCCGGGGACAGCCCGAAGTGCCTGGGCTGAGGGCAGTGATGGGAGCCGCAGAGGCCGGCAGGAAAAGAAATTTTACCTGACCGGAAAGGGCCCTTGGGCAGAATCCAGACCAATCACcgccctgcctccccttccaccaccCAGGCCTGGGGGAAGggggtggctgggggaggggcgcctgcagATTGCAGGATGGTTGGCTGCCTCTGACTGAGTGGTGAGCTGACCTGTTCCCCCAGCCCATCCTCAGTCCTCAGGACCCCCAGaccccccgccccctgcccctaCTGTTTGACCGGAGCCTCTGGCCCCTACCGTGCTGCAGGAGAGTGTCGCTGGACCACTTTGTTTCAGCCACGAGTCCTTCGTCATTCATCACCAGGAACTTCACCCTGAATGGGAGACGCAGCATTGGCCATGGGGATCCCCCAGACTCCTGAAACCATCAGACCCTGGTGCCTGCAAGTCTGTCCCCTGGAGTCCCAGGCCCTGGGGAGAGCAGCCCTGGGAGGGGGCCGGAGGCTGGGGCTAAAGAGCCCAACAGAATGTGTTGGAATCTAGGTGTGACATTTCCAGCGGTGTGAATTCCCTCcccctctctgggcttctgtGTCCTCATTTGGGAAAGGTAGGGGGCGGGTATTAGATCTCTCAGAACTGAACACGCGGGAATCAAGCATTTAGTGAGGGGAGACCCTGTCTAGATGGAGAGACACCACCTGAGTGGTCCACACGGCCCGTGGGGACTGGGGCTTGAGGTGGGGAAACTTCTGCTCAAGAAAAGCAggataagccaggcatggtggctcacgtctgtaatcccagcactttgggaggccaaggtgggcagatcacttgaagccaggagttaagaccagcctggccaacatggcgaaacctcatctctactaaaattacaaaaattagccaggcatggtggcaggtactcggccaacatggcgaaagcccgtctctactaaaaatacaaaaattagtcgggtgtggtgtcagatgcctgtaattccagctactcgttaggctgaggctggagaatcgcttgaacccgggaaacagaggttgcagtgagccgagatcacaccactgtactctagcctgggtcacagagcaagactccatctcaaaaaaaagaagaaaggaagaagaagaaagaagaaagaaggaagaaggaagaaggaagaaggaagaagaagaaggagaaggaagaaggaagaaagaagaataagaagaagaagagagaaggagaagaagaaagaaggagaaggagaagaaggaagaaagaagaaagaagaaggaagaaagaagaagaaggagaagaaggaagaaggaagaaagaagaagaagaagaagaagaaggagaaggagaaggagaagaaggagaaggagaaggagaaggagaaggagaaggagaagaagaagaagaaaaagaaaagaaggataaTTCACGTAATTCAtgaaggcctccccagcccctgcctgctgcttcctcttctctttgGCCAAGCAGGAGCAGGGGACCCAGGCATCCTGCTGGGGCCCTGGTGAGCCTCGTAGGAGCTGCCCCAGGCTCCGGCTTGGGTGCAggcaggagccagggcctggCAGAGCCGCTTACCTGTAGGGGCCGGGTCCCGGTAGGGGATGGTTGCAGCCAATTTTTGTTGGTTGGCAGCGGGTATCATTGCCAACGCGGAGGACACGGAGCTGGCCTCTGACCTGGCCACGCTTGTACAGCACCCGGTTAGCCCTCAGTGTGAGATAGTAGCCCCTCTGGGAGAAGTTGGCAGGAGCAGGGATGTCCTGGTTTGTCTGTGGGGCCGTGAAGCTCTGGGTGGCTAAGGGTGGCACCATGGTCAGACAGGTCACACAGCAGGATCCCACCCTTACCCCACCAAGCCTGAcagccctccccagccccaacccctGCAGCACCTGCTCCCTGCATCTCCCCGCAACACACCTGCTACTGCCCTCAGGCCCGCAGGCCCACTTCACAGAGGGAAAACCGAGGCCTGGCCCCAGCAgcacccaccattgctgagggcCACCACCAGCCATATGGTATCCAAGTCAGAGATGTTGTGGCTGCTAAACTGGTCCAGAGGCTGCTCCAGCGTGAAGGTGGACTGGGTGAGCCTCCCCGCCAGGGTGTCGTTTGAGAGCTGGGGTACATAGCTGATGTGCTCTGGGGCAGCTGGAAGGGGAGGGCAGAGAGGAGAGGCCAAATGGGGCAACCAAGCCCCCAACAGCTCTGGTCTCCCCCGGCCCAGATCCAGACTTAACATGGGAGCCCCAAGTTAGGGGCACTTCCTGGGAGGTCAGGTCCGGTATGAACCAGGAAGCTTCCCCGGCAACTCTACGCCCCATGGGCATGGGTGGGAGGCCTGAGTCCAGCCCCTGGCCCCTCTCTTAGGAGCCTACTAGAGGTGGGCACTGTGGGAGGTCTAGGACAATGGTGGCATGGGAGGTCCCACCCTGGCGGTAGGCACGGTTCTCCCGGGCCGGGCCATGTTGGTATGGAACTGGAATTTGGGGGCAGCCTGACCCTAGGCTGAACTCTGCTCCTGACATGCCCAGTGACCTCCAACTTAAGtccctccagctccacccacaTGGTCTAGGTTGTTTTGATTGATGAGAGGATGCGTGGCTTGGCAGGGGACACAGACTGCCCAGAGGGTCCGGGGACTCTGAAGCCAGAGCTTGGTTCCGAGTCTAGAACGTCCTCTTCAATCCACCTGGTTCTCTGCCGCCTCCCAACACAGCCCCAAGGCATCTTCGCCTTCAGGACCAGGTCCCCCTCTCAGACTCCCACCTCATCTCTCTGGGGAAGGGTGGCAGACGAGGACAAGCTTCCCAGGTCCGTACCCCAAAGGGGACTCAGGATTGGCAACTTGGCCTGTGTCCAGCCTTGCTGGTTGGAGAGCTCAGACCTCCCCAACTGAGCCTCCCAGGCAGGAGCAGGACCATAGCGCccctcctctccccaaccccaaatACTGGTCCAGGAGAAGCAGAATGATGGAGTGGGCTTCTATGCAAGTCTCCAGCAGCTGCCCCTGTTTGGTTCAGTTCAGTTCAATTTGATTCATTTACTCTGAATTCAACTCAACTCCAAAGGTTCAAGCTAGAGTCTTCCTTGGGGGCGACTGTCATGATTCCTTTCTTAGAGCTCCCAGTCCTATCTCGGAAGCCCAGGGCACTCTGCGTGCAGGAGGCACTTAATGTTTAGAAAGAGAAGTGGAgactgggggcggtggctcacgtctgtaatcccagcactttgggagactgaggtgggcggatcacgaggtcaggagtttgagaccagactggccaatatggtgaaaccccatttctactaaaaatacaaaaattagccaggcatagtggcgcacagctgtaatctcagctactcaggaggctgaggcaggagaattgcttgaacctgggaggcagaggttgtggtgagccaagatcgcgccactgtactccagcctgggcgatggtgggagactctgtctcaaaaaaaaaaaaaaaagaaagaaagaaaagaaagagaagcggAGCTGGCAGAGATTGGGGTTGGGGGCAGAGATTGTAGGATTGTATCTCTCAGCctgtccagtttttcttttcttttctttctttctttcttttttttttttttttgagacagggtcctgctgttcggcccaggctggagtgcagtggtgcattcacagttcactgcatgggctcaagccatcctcccgcctcagtctcccaagtagctgggattacaggtgcactccaccacacctagctaattaaaaacaaaaatctttaaaaaaaaaatcttttttaaaaatggggtcttgttatgttgcccaggctaggcttGCCAGAGCTTCCTGGGGACATGCATTGTCCTGGACATCTAGAAACCTCTcctcagggaaaggaaggaggcaggagcCATGTGTGAGAATTTGGAAACAAAGTGAGGTCTTGGGTCTGTCCTGCAGCCTGAGATGCAGCGGGTACCCCCGTGCCAATCCCCACCCTTACTCACCCACGCCTGTCCCAGGCTGGACACGGGTCAGTAGCAGCAACAGCGACATTAGCAGCTGGGACTGTCCCGCAGAGAGCCCTATGGCCGGGCCAAGCCTCCAGCTGttgtccatctgtctgtccgtCCGTCTGCAGTGTCTGCAGCCCCAGAGGCTCCCCCGTCTGTAGTCTGTGCTGGGCTAGGGGAAGCTGTTCCTGGCATCTCCTGCTGCCCCTCCCAGGTACCCCCTCCTCTCAAACAACTGGTTGGACAGGTTTTGGGGCAGAATCTGCCAGCCCAGTGAATCTGGCATCACCAGGGAGGGGTCTGAAGAGAACAATCAGTTGCAAGACAAGCCTGGACTCCCCCCACCCCCTAGGAGCGCCTGACCAGggaggggctgaggaaggaggaggggcagCCTCAGGATCCAGGCacaatctcaaaaaataataataatataaaatataaaaaataatttcaatcacACATcacaccaaaaaataataataatcttgctctgttgcccaggctggagtgcagtggtgtgatcatagctcactgcagccttgacctcccaggatcaagtgatcctcccacttcagcctccctagtagctgagactgcaggtatgaggcaccatgcccagctaattttttgtttgtttgttttgagacagaatctcactctgtcgctcaggatggagtgcaatggcacgatctcggctcactgcaacctccacctcctgggttcaagtgattctcctgcctcagccttctgagtagctgggattactggtgtgcacaaccactcctggttaatttttgtatttttggtagaaatggggttcgccgtgttggccaggctggtcttgaacccctgacctcatgtgatctgcctgcctcggcctcccaaagtgctgaaattacaggtgtgagccactgcgtccggctgcccagctaattttttaattttttgtagaaacagagtcttactgtgttgcccaggctggtctcaaattcctgggctcaagtgatcctcccacctcagcctcctgaagttctgggattccaggtgtgagccaccatgtctggcctgtaTAATACAGTTTTTCCCTCTCTCACTCCCTTTCGAAAGgcagttgaaagcagacatcggAATGTGGGAAGAGCTTGTTTCCCCTTTTTGAAAACACGTTCTTGCTCATCGACTCATACGCTCCTTGGGTCCCCAGAGATGGGCAGGGCAGGTGTTATGACTAATCTCATTAACAGATGAGAAGAAACCTGGGGCCCGGCAGGGAGAGAAACTTCCTGCAGTCCCAGGGCAGGTCAGCGGCAGGGCTGGGACCCAACCCCAGGTCTCCTGTACCTAGGCAGGActccctctttgcctttttttttttaatttaattaattaatttgagatggagtcttggtctgtcacccaggctggagtgcagtggcacaatcttggctcactgcagcttctgcctctggggttccagtgattctcctgtctcagcctcctaggtagctgagattacaggcacacgccaccacgcctggctaacttttgtatttttagtagagacagggtttcaccatgttggccaggctggtctcaaactcctgacttcaggtgatccacccgccttggcctcccaaagtgctgggattacaggtgtgagccactgtatccaacctgtcacctttttttttgagactgagtctccctttgtcacccaggctgccgtgcagtggtgccatcatagctcactgcaatctgtctcctgggctcaaacgatgatcccgcctcagcctcctgaatagcagagactacaggtgtgcaccaccatgactggctcatttttaaattttttgtagagatggggtctcactatgttgcccaggctggtcttgaactcctgggctcaagtgatcctcctacctcggcttcccaaaatgctgggattacaggtgtgagccactgcacccgccctTGAATGGATCTTAAAAACCCacctaggctgggcgtggtggtgcctgttTGTAGttccagtgctttgagaggctgaggccggaggatcacatgaggccaggagtttaaggttgcagtgaaccatgatcataccactgcactccagcctgggcgacagagtgagaccctgtctctaaactaataataacaataatttttgaAAGTGTTAAAATCcacctagaatttatttttggtgTGATGTgtgattcaaattatttttttctcaagttaGCCCATTATTCAAAcactaaaatattgaaaaatgcatcctaagccgggtgcagtggctcacaccagcactttgggaggccaacgcgggcggatcacctgaggttgggagttcaaggcagcccgaccaacatggagaataaTAAtaagccgagactgcgccattgtactccagcctgggcagcgagagtgaaactccatctcaaaaaaaaaaaaaaagaaagaaagaaagaaagaaaaatgtatcctttccctatttgaattgaaatgcctttttttttttttttttttgagacggagtcaggatggagtgcggtggcgcaatttcggctcattgcagtgtccgcctcccacgttcaagtgattctcctgcctcagcctcccaagtcgctgggattacaggcacacactaccaacccaggtaatttttgtttttttagtagaggtgggttttcaccatgttggccaggctggtctcaaaatcctgacctcatatgatccgcccacctcggcctcccaaagtgctgggaagacaggcgtgagccaccgtgcctggccttaaatgcCGTTTTTATCATGCGCTGCAGACTAAGCATCCTCAGTGTCACTTCTCAGCTTGATGTGGGACAAGCCACCAAGGGTGTCCTCACCACGGCCCCGCTCAGGCCACCAGTTGGCTATGTTTGCCCCTGCCACCCCAGGCACACAGGAGTCCAGGAGTCCTCTCTGGCCTTGCCTTTATCCTGGGGCAGCTGCAGGTGACAACCTCTGGAAGAGGCGGTAAGAGGAGGCAGGACACAGGCCAGTCTGAGGGACACGCTCCTCCCACAATCCTGGAGAGGCGCCTGCATGTTTCTGCACCTGGAGGGCCGGGCCAGGGTGGGGAAGACTGGGGATGGGGGGGAGGCTGGACCCTGCAGGTTCTTGGACCTGTGGTCAACCGGGAAGCCAAGTCCCTGATCTGCAGTGAGGCTGCGGCTGCCAGCCCCTCGAATAGGCACAGTAAGCACCTCCCAGCAATGCCACTGTGCAGAAGAGATGCCGATGGTGACAAGGGGGGCCAGGGCGGTCCCCAAACCAGACACCCCACCTTCAACCTCTGCCATTTTCCTTCTCCAGGTCAGCCCTGGGGCCCCGGCACAAGCTCAGGAGGGGAGAGAGGCCATGCAAAGTGACCACACTGGACCCTCTGCCCTGAGAGCCTGGGCACTGGGAACCAGATGTACTGTGATTTAGAAAAacgcggccaggtgcggtggctcacagctgtaatcccagcactctgggaggctgaggcaagaggattgcttgagctcaggagtttgagaccagcctgggcaatatggttagacccatctctactaaaaatacaaaaaattagctgggcatggtggtgcatgcctgtagtcccagttactcattAGGCTGagggttgaggcatgagaattgcttgagctcagggtggtcaggggaggtgggggggatGGAGGGtagagcggaggttgcagtgagctgagctgggatagtgcaccactgcactccagtctgggtgacagagtgagaccctgtctcaaaaaaaaaaaaaaaaaaaaaaatgcatcttatACCTCGAGGGCCATGGAGACTTTCACgccttcctctgtgtgtgtgtgtgtgtgtgtgtgtgtgtgtgtgtgtgtgtgtatgtgtgtgtgtgtgtgtgtattcaggtCAACTTCTGgaatttctgtttcattccttgGATCAATCTGTTCAGGTGTCAGTACTAGACTATTTTAATCcctctatgtatgtatgtatttatttatttatttattttgagacggagttttgctcttgttgcccaggctagagtgcaatgttgcagtctcggctcactgcaacctccacctcctgggttcaagtgattcattctcctgcctcagcctcccaagtagctaggattacaagtgtccaccaccacgcctggctaatttttgtgtttttagtagagatggggtttcaccattttggccaggctggttgagaactcctgacctcaagtcatctgcccacctctgcctcccaaagtgctggaattacaggcgtgagccactgtgcccagccaatcgCTGTATTTTTATAATCTGCTTTGTTCTGTAAATGATCCCTCTCGAGTGTAACTCACTAGTGGGCTGTGTCCTTTGGTGAATGCCTCTTTTTCCCATTAAACTGTAActctctgagggcagggactggaTCTGTTTATCTGTTTAGTTCTCCCACTGAACCCTCACTGTTAACCTAGGGGTCTGGCACCATAGTTGTGTccagtaattttttgttttttttttgaagcagggtcttgctgtgtcactcaggctggagtgcagtggtgcaatcagagctcactgcagcctcgaactcccaggctcaagtcatcctcctacctcagcttccttagtacctgggattacaggcacatgtcaccacaaccatctaatttttaaattttttactttttctttttgagatggagtttagctttgctgtccaggctggagtgcaatggcatgatcctagctcactacaacgtctgcctcctgggttcaagcgattctcctgtctcagcctcccaagtagctaggattacaggtgcccaccaccatgcccggctaatttttgtatttttagtagagatggggtttcaccatgttggccaggctggtctcgaactcctgacctcaaatgatccacccacctcggcctcccaaagtgctgggattacaggcatgagccactgtgcccagccaattttttttttttttattattattactattattttttgagatggagtttcactcttgttgcccaggctggagtgcaatggctcgatctcgactcactgcaacctccgcctcctgggttcaagcgattctcctgcctcagtctcccgagtagctgggattacaggcatgtgccaccacgcccagctaattttgtatttttaatagggacagggtttcaccatgttggccaggctggtcttgaactcctgacctcagatgatccacccacctcgacct
This DNA window, taken from Pongo pygmaeus isolate AG05252 chromosome 6, NHGRI_mPonPyg2-v2.0_pri, whole genome shotgun sequence, encodes the following:
- the UPK3BL2 gene encoding uroplakin-3b-like protein 2, with the translated sequence MDNSWRLGPAIGLSAGQSQLLMSLLLLLTRVQPGTGVAAPEHISYVPQLSNDTLAGRLTQSTFTLEQPLDQFSSHNISDLDTIWLVVALSNATQSFTAPQTNQDIPAPANFSQRGYYLTLRANRVLYKRGQVRGQLRVLRVGNDTRCQPTKIGCNHPLPGPGPYRVKFLVMNDEGLVAETKWSSDTLLQHAQALRAVPGPQSPGTVVIIAILSILLAVLLTVLLAVLIYTCFNSCRSTSLSGPEETGSVRRYTTHLAFSTPAEGAS